Proteins from one Poecile atricapillus isolate bPoeAtr1 chromosome 6, bPoeAtr1.hap1, whole genome shotgun sequence genomic window:
- the OAT gene encoding ornithine aminotransferase, mitochondrial — translation MLSKLTRSQSLAVLCRGLHSSLSSATSVAPKKTIQGPLSSDLIFEREAKYGAHNYHPLPVALERGKGVYVWDVEGRKYFDFLSAYSAVNQGHCHPKIVDALKAQSEKLTLTSRAFYNDVLGEYEELVTKMFNYNKVLPMNTGVEAGETACKLARKWAYTVKGIPKYKAKIIFAAGNFWGRTMSAISSSTDPSSYDGFGPFMPGFEVIPYNDLPALERALQDPNVAAFMVEPIQGEAGVIVPDKGYLTGVRDLCTKHNVLFIADEIQTGLARTGKMLAVDHENVRPDIILLGKALSGGLYPVSAVLCDDEVMLTIKPGEHGSTYGGNPLACRVAMAALEVIEEENLAKNAEIMGNLLRSELMKTPSNIVTAVRGKGLLNAIVIRETKDYDAWKVCLRLRDNGLLAKPTHGDIIRLAPPLVIKEDEIRESIEIIHKTILSF, via the exons ATGCTTTCCAAGCTAACCCGCTCCCAGAGCCTTGCTGTTCTCTGCCGAGGCCTTCATTCCTCACTGAGCTCTGCTACCTCAGTTGCTCCTAAAAAAACCATTCAGGGGCCTCTCTCGTCTGATTTAATCTTTGAACGTGAGGCAAAATACGGTGCCCACAACTATCACCCTCTGCCTGTTGCtctggaaagaggaaaag GTGTTTATGTGTGGGATGTTgaaggcagaaaatattttgactttCTGAGTGCTTACAGTGCTGTCAACCAAGGCCATTGTCACCCAAAGATCGTGGATGCTCTGAAAGCCCAGTCTGAAAAACTGACCCTGACATCCAGGGCATTTTATAATGATGTCCTTGGGGAATATGAGGAGCTTGTCACCAAAATGTTCAATTATAACAAAGTCCTTCCAATGAACACAG GAGTGGAAGCTGGAGAAACTGCCTGTAAACTGGCTCGGAAATGGGCCTACACTGTGAAAGGAATTCCAAAATACAAAGCTAAAATCATTTTTGCAG ctggcaACTTCTGGGGCAGGACAATGTCAGCCATCTCCAGTTCTACTGACCCATCCAGCTATGATGGCTTTGGACCCTTCATGCCAGGATTTGAAGTGATCCCATACAATGATCTACCAGCTCTTGAG CGGGCCCTGCAAGACCCCAACGTGGCAGCTTTCATGGTGGAACCGATTCAAGGGGAAGCAGGTGTGATTGTTCCTGACAAAGGCTATCTCACAGGAGTGAGGGacctctgcacaaaacacaat gtTCTCTTTATTGCTGATGAAATACAGACTGGTTTAGCCAGAACAGGGAAAATGTTGGCTGTTGACCATGAAAATGTGAGACCTGATATAATTCTTCTTGGAAAGGCCCTTTCTGGTGGCTTATACCCT gtctcagcagtgctgtgtgaTGATGAAGTTATGCTGACCATCAAACCTGGTGAACATGGATCCACATATGGAGGAAATCCATTAGCTTGCCGTGTGGCAATGGCAGCACTGGAG GTAATTGAAGAGGAAAATCTGgcaaaaaatgcagaaataatggGTAATCTGCTAAGAAGTGAGCTCATGAAGACTCCATCTAATATTGTAACTGCTGTAAGAGGAAAAGGCCTCTTAAATGCAATCGTAATCCGGGAAACCAAAG ACTACGACGCCTGGAAGGTGTGTCTGCGGCTCCGCGATAACGGGCTCCTGGCCAAGCCCACGCACGGCGACATCATCCGCCTGGCCCCGCCACTCGTCATCAAGGAGGATGAAATCAGAGAATCCATTGAAATCATTCACAAGACCATCCTGTCTTTCTGA